In a genomic window of Ipomoea triloba cultivar NCNSP0323 chromosome 3, ASM357664v1:
- the LOC116013471 gene encoding 26S proteasome non-ATPase regulatory subunit 6 homolog, with translation MEGEEGTQTQQLILANKIFLLTHPDVDDLQKVRLRDEVFNAVVANDMAPLYQTLIANSVLNLDQKVLDSMRAKIDEELKKLDEKIADAEENLGESEVREAHLAKSLFFIRIGDKDKALEQLKVTESKTVAVGQKMDLVFYTLQMGFFDMDFDLISKSIDRAKNLFEEGGDWERKNRLKVYEGLFCMSTRNFKRAANLFLDSISTFTTYELFPYDTFIFYTVLTSIITLDRVSLKQKVVDAPEILTVIGKIPYLSEFLNSLYDCQYKAFFSAFAGITEHIKLDRYLHPHFRYYMREVRTVVYSQFLESYKSVTIEAMAKAFGVSEDFIDTELSRFIAAGKLHCKIDKVAGVLETNRPDAKNALYQATIKQGDFLLNRIQKLSRVIDL, from the exons ATGGAAGGTGAAGAAGGAACGCAGACACAACAGCTAATTCTAGCCAACAAAATCTTTCTGCTCACCCACCCAGACGTCGACGACCTGCAGAAAGTTCGCCTCCGCGACGAGGTCTTCAATGCCGTCGTCGCCAATG ATATGGCTCCCTTGTACCAAACCCTAATCGCGAACTCGGTACTGAATTTGGATCAGAAGGTGCTCGATTCGATGCGGGCTAAAATTGACGAGGAGCTCAAAAAGCTTGACGAAAA GATTGCTGATGCAGAAGAAAATTTGGGGGAAAGTGAGGTCAGGGAGGCCCATCTGGCAAAATCCCTATTTTTCATTCGTATTGGGGACAAG GATAAAGCACTGGAACAGCTCAAGGTAACAGAGAGCAAAACTGTGGCTGTTGGGCAGAAAATGGACCTGGTATTTTATACACTCCAGATGGGTTTCTTTGACATGGACTTCGACCTTATTTCTAAAAGCATTGATAGAGCAAAGAA CCTATTTGAAGAAGGTGGTGACTGGGAAAGAAAGAACCGGTTGAAGGTCTACGAAGGACTCTTCTGCATGTCCACCCGCAACTTCAAGAGAGCAGCTAACCTTTTCCTTGATTCTATCTCAACATTTACAACCTATGAACTTTTTCCTTACGACACTTTCATATTTTATACTGTCCTTACAAGCATTATTACCTTGGATCGTGTTTCCCTGAAACAGAAG GTAGTGGATGCCCCAGAGATCTTGACAGTTATCGGAAAGATCCCTTATCTTTCTGAGTTTTTGAACTCCTTATATGATTGTCAATACAAGGCATTTTTTTCTGCCTTTG CTGGCATAACTGAGCATATTAAGTTGGATCGCTACTTGCACCCACACTTCCGTTATTACATGAGGGAGGTGCGAACTGTTGTTTATTCACAGTTCTTGGAGTCATATAAAAGTGTCACAATTGAGGCAATGGCTAAGGCATTTGGGGTGTCCGAGGACTTCATTGATAC GGAGCTCTCTCGGTTTATTGCTGCAGGGAAGTTACACTGCAAAATTGACAAGGTTGCTGGTGTGCTAGAAACAAATCGGCCCGATGCTAAGAATGCTCTGTACCAGGCAACCATCAAACAAGGGGATTTCTTGTTGAACCGTATCCAAAAGCTTTCGCGAGTTATTGATCTCTAG